The following is a genomic window from Chanos chanos chromosome 1, fChaCha1.1, whole genome shotgun sequence.
aagcaaaacaaaaacaaaagaacttaCATAAATTAAGGGGAACATAACTTTGTCTTGTCTCCCAGCACCATTAATGTCATattcaaaacaaactcatttttgCAACTGTACGGACAGTCTGTGAGTCTCCGCTATGTCCACTAGGTGGCATGAaaggagacttttttttgtttgtttgtttgtttttttcttttaagctaGTCCAGATGGCAAACACAAATGTATCCATATATTCGGTTCAAAAGTACATCAACTGAATCCAAGTCCACATAAAAATATCCACAAAAATACAATTTTCTGTTATTCTCACAGTTTCTTGGAAACCGAGAGAACACCACCTGGCAATCAACAGAAACACCTCTATTGACGATGGATGAGGGAATAGGTAGTTCAGACATAAAGTTTGGTGATGGACAGATTTGaggcatttgttttttcttccccacaGTTATGAAGACTACAGGGGTGTGAGGGGTTGCCATTACCACTCAAATCCCTCAATAACTGGTTTCTCTTATTTCCCCTGCGAGACCATGAGGGGACGAGGAGTGGGCGAAGGCGACAGCACAGCAACAGTAGACAAGGTTAAgcaccattttaaaaaaaaaaaaaaaaaaaacgaaaagcaaaaaaaaaaaaaccacccacGAACCAGTTCACTGCTCATTCGCCATTGCCATCACGTTTACAGGTCATACACAATACCACTTAATGCTCCAAACGTCACAGAGCAAGAGGTGGCTTTTCCATATACTGGTCTTGGCTTGTGCAGAATACATTGGCCTTTTAGCATCCATGTGTGATTGGTggagctttttgttttgttttgttttgcttttgaacaGCCTGGTCTAAGAGCCAGTTTTACATCCAAAATATGACGTGTTggttttcttatttcatttcttttttttttttaagcccacTGTCTTTGAACACGTCTGAACATAAACAATGGTGTCTGTGGTGGTCATGCTTTCTGGATATTTCTGTAAAATGCTACAGCCGTTTTTGTTTTCGAACGAATCGGTGAGATGATTTCAAGTGTTGTGCCGCATGGTTTGAAGATGGTGTGATGCCATGTGATGCCAGCCATTTGACCACTTCATTGTGTAGAACTGCATGCACTTCAAATACCCTGTCATCTATCCATCTGACCATCTAACCAGTTCTGATTGGAGAAGCTGCCATCTTTAGCTCTACACAAAGAAGCGACTGTGTCTGTTTAGCTTGAGAATTTTTCCGAGTCTCTGCTTAGCCGTGGCCATGCCTTTTTTAGGACGTTTGCCTGAGAACACAATACAACATAAAGTCACTTACAACAAATATGCAACATAACTTTTTTGACCAAAATTACTTGATATCATGCTGAAACTTTAAACAAGCATACAGCGTAACACAAAATTTAACAAATGtttatcctttctttttctctgtggcaCAATGGGAAAAACATTGGTATTttgcatgcatatatatgcTGCAGTGTTGCATATATCATACGCATTACAGAATGTCACAAACTATGTTGCGCATAATGCACTGTACCTTTGGTAGCCTGATTGCTGATTGGTGGTGGGTTGGAAGCTGGCCTCTTGGATGGGTGCAGGGGAGGGGACAGTGAGGTCTCACAGTACTGATAGGCCGTTGGGGAGCTGTGAACATCGCCGATGGAAAGCGCGTGATCAGGCCAGGCGtcgctgctgttgctgctgctgctctggcTGTCCATGAAGTTTGTATTCTCCTGGATCCTCTGACTGAGCTCAGCAAGACACTCTGTCCGCTGGTGCTTCTGTACACACCGCTcctcctagagagagagagagagagaaagagagagagagagagagagagagaaagaaagagaaagagagagacagagagagagagatagcaagtgagagagagggagacacagagaaagagagcgagacagaaacaaagaaatgaataaataaagaatgaatgaatcaagagaacagtaagagaaaaatcagttaagagcctgtttttcatttttctctttttagtgTCAGACCATGGCAAAGCCAGcagattatttaaaatgatccaAATCACAAACAAGTCTCTTCCTTTATAGTAAAAACACAGCTGGTTGgtgagtctttttctctcctgacATCACTCTAGTCATACCTGATTACTCATGATTGAGTTGCAGTCTGAATCTTGGCTCTCCTCCCAGGAGGCAGGTTCCTTTCCACCTAAAACACAGCCAGTGTAAATCCTACAACACAAAGACTTACTAATGGGCCTGATAGCCTGAAACACTTCAACGAGCTCAGGTCATGGACTGGTTTTGGACGTATAAAAAACAGGAAATACTCCTTGCGATGGACGTCACTATGTGACAAGAGCGCAGTGGTTTTGCATTATACCGTTTTACATGGTTCTGGTTTGGATGCTAAAGGCACAGGAGGCTTTGTATAAAGTTGTCATAAAAAGTAACTAAACTGCAATTTCTCTTCTTTGAGCATCAAACTCATCCTTGATTTTTGTCCAGAAACCACGACTGTGGAAAACTGAGTTAGCAACAAAGGTTTAGCTACCACTTTGGTAAAAGCTTACTGTAGTCAGGAGAGGGATGCAATGAGCTGGACCACCAGGGCTCCTGAGAGGTAGTGCCCTCTTCTGGCTGTTGGGGGCACAGCAACCCTGCCATAGACAGCATGCCTTGAATAGCTTCTTCTTCCATACTTGGGGAGGTAGGATGTTCTCTGTAGACAAAGTGCAATACAGAGAATTAACATTGGAGTCAGTTTGTCCAGAGGTGTATTCCTGGAAAATCAGGACATGTAAAAGAGGCTCTGGAGAGGGTTTCCTCGTACCTCTTGGGGGGTTTGTCAATATGGCCGAATCTTTGGCTGACAGTGCACAAATCTGTCACGCtgtttctcttgctctcactctgaGAGGAACTCTTCCTCTTtatcttctcttcctcctcttcctcctcctcctcagagctCTCAGAGTCCTCCCCTGATGACTGCttcttctgcagagagagagagagagagagagaaagaggttagGAAAAACAGGTTGTGCTTGTCCAACTTTTTGTTCTAACCAAACGGTAATCAGCTCCAGTCCTCTTTAGTCagtctcttttctgttctgtccgTCCCATTAAAGCCACGATTAGCTAGGGAGCATGCACATTgtagccagagagagagacacatagcGGTTGATAAAAACAAGATCATCTGAACCTGAGCCAGGAAATTTGCTTTTCCCTCTTTAATGTGAACATCTAGGAATATGGTGGCATACCTTTGTAATGCTACTCACCTCTGACTCCGAGTCTGACGAGACATCTGAGTGTCCTGAATCTCTGCTCCTGAGATGGGATTTCTCGTTTTTCATGAGCTCTGCAAAGAGGAcggaggaagggaaaaaaaaaaagacacgttaCCTTCTTTACAATCATATCACAAATTAATGAGTGCCAAAATTAACTCTGTTTGCTTCAAGGGCTTGATTTACAAATTTTGATGAGTATCCTGCAAACATAATTGCAAATCATAGCTTTCTGCTTTGTCCAAAGTCTACATGTCTCCTCAGCTTGTTGAAAGAGTTTACGTAAATATGAGAACATGTTGACTGTCTTGCTTAGTATATAacctgactgtttgtttgtttgttttggcactgAGCAGTGCTGAATTCCCTGATGATTAGCTGAGACAGGGTCTAGAAAGAGAGGGTGCGAGACAGTTTCTAGAAAGTGAGGGCGTGAGACAGGTTCTAGACAGCGAGGGTGTGAGACAGGGTCTAGAAAAGTGCAACTCACCTCCGAAGGGTGTGGCTTTCACGTCGTCTTCCTCACCAATGTGCGACTTGTCTCCCTCGTGTTTGACCTCTGTCTTGATCTTGACTGTGTCCATTTTCGCTTGGTCctccacattctctccctccctcgtcTTCACACCCTTCCGtccactgtgttttctttcatctctgtggtatgtgagaaaaaagagagggaaaaaaaacctctcaaacTGACAGCTACTCCAAAAGGGAACAGTTGACATGCTGCTTATATTTGAAGTTTGAGGTGATTGTGAATGATGCTAAGTGTAGATTAATTTTTCTGTGTGCCAACAGGGGGCACTCACAGGACATCCAGATTACACAGTCCTAGTAGATTGTGTAAGCAGGCAGACAACTGAAAACATCACTCCTGCATGTAGAATGGGCCATTATGCTTTTAAAAGCAGAGACACAGTGCAACTAATGAATTCCAAAATATCTAAGCCATAATCAGACGCACGAGTTCCGAGCAGTAACCCAAACAGTCCTGAAGGCTGTTTTTGAAGAAGAGTCAAAAACAACCGGaatcaaaaatgaaatttgtatTCTTGCAGTGTCTACCGGgtgcttttgttttaacaacGAATACGGGCAGTGGGGGGCAGGTCATGTGATCTTGAGGCGGAGTGGACATTGGTCGTCTCACCTGATGATGCGGCCGTTGCACAGAACCAGACGGAGGTTGTTGTCTAGGCTCTTCTCCGCGGCGGCTGCTGAAGCAGTGGACACTTTGTTGAACTTGCCGTTTACTTTGCAGGTGAAGGTAGCATCCTAATGGAGCAGGCCAGGTGACACATGTTAACAGACAGCATAGCTTACTGAGCAGAGCACCTAGACTATTACTACATAGCAGCCatctcacaaaaacaaacaagcaaacaaaaaaaactcctcaaagaTAAACCAAAAAACCTGTGCAAAATCTTAAACAACAAAACTAATCTTCAAAACATAGACATAAATGAGAAATACTTTATTTGTTAATGATTCAACGCAAAGAATATGTTAATTTTTCTCCAGTTTCCAGACGAGTCCAGACGAGTGTCACGATCATTTATACATGCTTTCCATCATTTTGCGCCCACTCCAACTGCATGGTTAAGGACACTTCAGGCTTCTTCTAGAATGTTCCCTAAGACTGGATAGCACAATGGGAAGGACATTAGACCGTTCCACCACACACAGTTGTGAAAACTTCTTCTTGTTGTCTTGTGGTCTGTGTTGACGGGTTGTCCTCAGAGTTTAACCACAGTATTTCAATGGGTTTCAATGGGACTGCTTCCTCACGGACAACTCATGCATGCTATGGttcattgtcatttttgtgAGATCCAACCACAGCCAAGTTTCAGCCCTGTGACAACTGCATTTATGGAAAAACTATCTTGGTACTTTGTGAGCTCATGGTGTCCCTTGGGCAGTGGAACCAAACTGCTTCAGAACAAATATCCACACAATATCGTCAGTAAGTATGGGGCTCCTTTCTGTGTAGACCACTTTCCTTTTAacatagcaataataataataataataatacaagtttatttagagccgaATATCACTacttatagtctcaaagggctttacatatccacaacaaagttaaattaaaattatATTATCTATAAGTTAGAGCAAACAGATAATTCTTGAGTTTCGCTTTTGTgatatgaagagagtttgcctccctaatttctgtaggtagaccaTTCCAGAGGTAGGGaaagcagtaggaaaaggcttggtagccagtggacttctttttaattcatggaacgactaatagtccagaaccTTGAGAACGCAGGGTGCTGGGGAGTATACAGGTTGTAATCAAGCCGGATAGGTAGGCTGGCGCAAGCCCAAATAGAACTTTGTATGTCAATAAGACCTTAAAATTTGCCCTTGCATGaactgggagccaatgaagggaagccatgACAGGTGTAATGTAGTCAGAcctccttgttctggtcaggattctggcagcagcattctggactagctgaagacttttggtacttgAGGCAGGTACACCAGAGTACaaaacattgcagtaattgaggcgagacatgacaaatgcgtgaacaaCGGTTTCTGCATCAGTCATACTTAGAAGGGGCCTAATTTTAGAAATATTACGGCAGTAAAGGCCTGATATTTAGAGGGTTAAGCAATGTTGGGCCAAGGACCGAGagaagctctatgtaaagtttagcaggtagagGGTCAAGCAGGCAAGAGGTTGGTTTAGAAGAGAGCACCAACCTGTACTGCTGGTGTACATAGTTTAAGCACTTTATATTCATCTCGTTATGAGCCAACCAGTGCCACTTGCTTTCCACCCACGTGACATAGATGTTTAACAAAAGCCAggttttttcatttgttggtTACTCtcaacaaatgttttgtttttcccctgaaACCCTTCAAAACAGCATCTTAGTGTGGAAATGGTGTCTGATATTACATTTGGAGATGCAATCAAGTTGTGTGACTCTAAAAGTGTGATCTCATTTCTTTTCCCTTCCACTCCTCTATTGTGTATAGGAACAAAGGTCCCCTGTGAGGCAAGTTTTCCATTTTCCCATTCCActggttttaaaatatgttcCAATCAAAGTTGTCTATGTAGATTTTAGGCTTCTAGGTATTTGTATCTCCTTTCTGTCTAAAGGCCAATGGCCGCCGGTCTCCTTCAAATTAATTttaatatattcatatacatatataaaatatattacaaTTAATCTATATATATTaatctgtaaatatatatatatatatatatatatatatatatacacacacacacacacacacacacacacacgtacacatatatttattaaGAGGTCACTAATATGCATCAGTTCTGAGGGTTACAGATCGAAAGAAGGAAAACCTGCATGGTCTAGCAGATGCATAGTGTTGCTTACCTCATCCAGAGGGCCCACCTCCAGCCTCTTCAGCACCTCTCGAGTGTGTAACTCCAGGATGTCCAGGTTGGAAGGGATTTTGGGCGTGTgtgagtggtggtggtggtggtggtgatgatgatgatgatgatgatgttctCTGAGTCGTCTGGCCGTCTTCCGAGCGTGGGACCCTCTGTCTTGCGATGACCTCGTTAATGGACACATTCCGCTTCCCTGAGATTTAACCGGCTTGCTTCCGCTGCCGCCGCTCTGCTCCTCCTATATCAGTATGACAAACCAACGTTACAGGGCCTGCATATGCAATACACAGTCCAGCCACACAAACCTGGATCCATCTGACATCCAGCACAGTAGGGGAAGACATACCGTACTTCATCTGAAATTCTGTGAAATTTTCCACAAATTTCCAGGAATTACACAAAATCTACTTTTAATTTATCCAAACACTCCTTGTGAACTCAGGAAGACCTCAGATTCACTCCTACCTGCACTGAATCCATCAGTCTTCGCCTCAAGTTAAAGagctaaacacagacatgagacATTCCAAAGCCAGGTGGAAGGCACCTAATTCAAACTGACTGGAGAGCATTAGACGACCCTCTATCAGTAGGATAGTTTTCACCTACCTCCCCCTGACaccaccctgccccccccccttcccatttatccccctccctctccccctgccCCTGCTGTCAGCAGTGCAAGGCTCACCTCCAGGTAGCGGACCTCCTTGCTCAGCTCTTTAATGAGATGATTGGGTCTGATATGATCTGGGACCTCACTGGCCGGCTCTGTGACCTAAGGAatgaaaaacgaaaaaaaaaacaaaaaaaaagtgttgtaaggactgagggtgagtgagtgactggATCCGTATGTGAAACCAGACTGGACCTTTGCCAACAGGTATGTAAGCGCCTTTTGTGTTTCCACATCTCCACACTTTGGGTGGATGTGCGGGGATTTCATTACAAGCTTCAttatatcatcatcatctagTGGGCTTCACTCTGCAGTGTAGCTTAGTTAAAAAATAAGgttaaaaaatgagaaatttcTGAGGGGGGAAGTGGTTCTAATTAGCAATTTGGTGATGAGACAGGTTGATTAAGACTCAGACAGGGTAGAGatagagagcgaaagagagagagcgagagacgtCAGATAGTAACATACCTCCCTCCTTAGCCAGTTTTTCAGTGCAGTGATTAAAGCTTTCACTCCCTTGATCAGGTAGTCTGGAGGAAGGCAATTATCCTCTCGGAATTCTGGGAACAGATGATAAATAACAGATTCATAAATCCACCGGGCGACAGACAGTAAGTCGGGAGCGAGCCATGAGGATGGAAGCGTTCAAACAGTGAGACTCAGCGAAAACGTGCAGATCTGAGATGTGCACTGGGGGATGAATCAAATACCTTTCAGGGTCTCCAGTAGGTTCTTGGCCACATACCAGCAGATGGCCTCAAAGTAAGGAAATTTAAAGAGGTCCGGAGTCTTAAGCCGTCTTTCCATCTCGTAGCACCTGACATGTGGAGAAAA
Proteins encoded in this region:
- the kdm7ab gene encoding lysine-specific demethylase 7B — translated: MATAPLYCVCRQPYDVSRFMIECDICKDWFHGSCVQVEEHHAADIDVYHCPNCDVLHGPSLMKKRNNWHRHDYTEPDDGTRPVQAGTSVFVRQLQDRSFASADEILVRMQGSQVTQRYLERHGFRYPIAVSKMDGLGLRLPPPDFSVKDVERYVGGDKVIDVIDVARQADSKMKLSAFVKYYYSPQKPKVLNVISLEFSDTKMAKLVEVPDIAQKMSWVENYWPDDSYFPKPFVQKYCLMGVRESYTDFHIDFGGTSVWYHVLWGEKIFYLIKPTQANLALYEEWSSSPNQSEVFFGERVDKCYKCVVRQGTTLFIPTGWIHAVLTSQDCMAFGGNFLHNLNISMQLRCYEMERRLKTPDLFKFPYFEAICWYVAKNLLETLKEFREDNCLPPDYLIKGVKALITALKNWLRREVTEPASEVPDHIRPNHLIKELSKEVRYLEEEQSGGSGSKPVKSQGSGMCPLTRSSQDRGSHARKTARRLREHHHHHHHHHHHHHHSHTPKIPSNLDILELHTREVLKRLEVGPLDEDATFTCKVNGKFNKVSTASAAAAEKSLDNNLRLVLCNGRIIRDERKHSGRKGVKTREGENVEDQAKMDTVKIKTEVKHEGDKSHIGEEDDVKATPFGELMKNEKSHLRSRDSGHSDVSSDSESEKKQSSGEDSESSEEEEEEEEEKIKRKSSSQSESKRNSVTDLCTVSQRFGHIDKPPKREHPTSPSMEEEAIQGMLSMAGLLCPQQPEEGTTSQEPWWSSSLHPSPDYSGKEPASWEESQDSDCNSIMSNQEERCVQKHQRTECLAELSQRIQENTNFMDSQSSSSNSSDAWPDHALSIGDVHSSPTAYQYCETSLSPPLHPSKRPASNPPPISNQATKGKRPKKGMATAKQRLGKILKLNRHSRFFV